A stretch of Streptococcus sp. oral taxon 061 DNA encodes these proteins:
- a CDS encoding RluA family pseudouridine synthase produces MKFTFTIPESLPEMTVKLFLEEQLLIPRKIRHFLRTKKHILINQEEVHWHQTIKSGDECQLIFDEEDYPTKEIALGNPKLVNEIYQDQHLIIVNKPEGMKTHGNQPDEIALLNHVSAYVGQTCYVVHRLDMETSGLVLFAKNPFILPILNRLLEKKEISREYWALVDGKIEAKELVFRDKIGRNRHDRRKRVVDQKNGQYAETQVTRLKQFATNKTSLIRCKLKTGRTHQIRVHLSHHGHPILGDPLYNSHSKVSRLMLHAFKLSFIHPLTLNKLSFTALSDTFERELKQNG; encoded by the coding sequence ATGAAATTTACCTTTACTATCCCTGAGTCTCTACCTGAAATGACAGTTAAACTTTTTCTGGAGGAACAGCTGTTAATCCCTCGAAAAATAAGGCACTTTTTGAGAACCAAGAAACACATCCTCATTAATCAAGAAGAGGTGCATTGGCATCAAACGATCAAGTCTGGGGATGAATGTCAATTGATTTTCGATGAGGAAGATTATCCTACAAAAGAAATTGCTTTGGGCAACCCCAAACTTGTAAATGAAATCTATCAAGACCAACATTTAATTATCGTAAATAAACCCGAGGGCATGAAAACACATGGGAATCAGCCCGATGAGATTGCTCTTCTTAATCATGTCAGCGCCTATGTTGGTCAAACTTGCTATGTTGTCCATAGACTAGATATGGAAACAAGTGGTCTCGTATTGTTTGCTAAGAATCCATTCATTCTTCCTATCCTTAATCGCTTATTAGAAAAGAAAGAGATTTCCCGAGAATACTGGGCTCTAGTTGACGGAAAAATAGAGGCTAAAGAGCTTGTCTTCCGAGATAAAATTGGTCGCAATCGTCACGACCGTAGGAAACGGGTAGTGGATCAAAAAAATGGCCAATACGCTGAAACCCAAGTAACTCGTTTGAAACAATTTGCAACGAACAAAACTAGTCTTATTCGTTGCAAATTAAAAACGGGACGAACCCATCAGATCCGAGTTCACCTATCTCACCACGGACATCCAATTCTTGGAGACCCTCTCTACAACTCACATTCAAAAGTTAGCAGACTGATGCTGCACGCATTTAAACTATCCTTTATCCACCCTCTAACTTTAAACAAATTAAGCTTTACTGCACTTTCAGATACATTTGAAAGAGAATTAAAACAAAATGGATGA
- the gap gene encoding type I glyceraldehyde-3-phosphate dehydrogenase, with the protein MVVKVGINGFGRIGRLAFRRIQNVEGVEVTRINDLTDPVMLAHLLKYDTTQGRFDGTVEVKEGGFEVNGKFVKVSAERDPEQIDWANDGVEIVLEATGFFATKAAAEKHLHAGGAKKVVITAPGGSDVKTVVFNTNHDILDGTETVISGASCTTNCLAPMAKALQDNFGVVEGLMTTIHAYTGDQMILDGPHRKGDLRRARAGAANIVPNSTGAAKAIGLVIPELNGKLDGAAQRVPTPTGSVTELVVVLEKNVTVDEVNAAMKAVANESYGYTEDPIVSSDVVGMSYGSLFDATQTKVLDVDGKQLVKVVSWYDNEMSYTAQLVRTLEYFAKIAK; encoded by the coding sequence ATGGTAGTTAAAGTTGGTATTAACGGTTTCGGTCGTATCGGTCGTCTTGCTTTCCGTCGTATCCAAAACGTAGAAGGTGTTGAAGTTACTCGCATCAACGACCTTACAGATCCAGTTATGCTTGCACACTTGTTGAAATATGACACAACTCAAGGTCGTTTCGACGGTACTGTGGAAGTTAAAGAAGGTGGATTCGAAGTTAACGGTAAATTCGTTAAAGTTTCTGCTGAACGCGATCCAGAACAAATCGACTGGGCTAACGACGGTGTAGAAATCGTTCTTGAAGCAACTGGTTTCTTTGCTACTAAAGCAGCTGCTGAAAAACACTTGCATGCTGGTGGTGCTAAGAAAGTTGTTATCACTGCTCCTGGTGGATCAGATGTTAAAACAGTCGTATTTAACACTAACCACGATATTCTTGATGGTACTGAAACAGTTATCTCAGGTGCTTCATGTACTACAAACTGCTTGGCTCCAATGGCTAAAGCTCTTCAAGATAACTTCGGTGTTGTTGAAGGATTGATGACTACTATCCACGCTTACACTGGTGACCAAATGATCCTTGACGGTCCACACCGTAAAGGTGACCTTCGTCGTGCTCGTGCTGGTGCTGCAAACATCGTTCCTAACTCAACTGGTGCTGCTAAAGCAATCGGTTTGGTTATTCCTGAATTGAACGGTAAATTGGACGGAGCTGCACAACGCGTTCCTACTCCAACTGGATCAGTTACTGAATTGGTAGTTGTTCTCGAAAAGAACGTTACTGTTGATGAAGTAAATGCAGCTATGAAAGCAGTAGCTAACGAATCATACGGTTACACTGAAGATCCAATCGTTTCTTCAGACGTTGTAGGTATGTCTTACGGATCATTGTTTGACGCAACTCAAACTAAAGTTCTTGACGTTGACGGTAAACAATTGGTTAAAGTTGTTTCATGGTATGACAACGAAATGTCTTATACTGCACAACTTGTTCGTACTCTTGAATACTTCGCAAAAATTGCTAAATAA